The DNA sequence TATTCGTATTAATCCCTAACGAGTGAATCGATGCACCAGGAACAGTCGGCATACTATCTACTAAATCAGCCACTCTGCATATCCAATTAGAGTTAGTTGCTATTCGGGTTAGCAAAAACCAAATTACGGAAAGCAAACCATAAAGCTTTGTTTTTTCCTCTTCCCCTAGGTTTAACGTATTAAAGTACCCCAACCTCGGGGTTTTTAATCTCCGAGGATTTTGTTTATTAAATAGGCGAGAATGATGAGCACATCTATTTCTCAATCCGTTTATGTTTATTAACCAGTTATCGAGAACAGATCGGTTATCAATTCCTATTCTCGCGCAAATTAAATCTTGGTTACTCCCTTTCAGCATACTATAAAATGTTGATAAAGTGCCAAAATCCCATGCTTCACATGCAACCCATAAAGGTAGCTTCTTTCCTGTCTTCTTGTGATGAATAATACATTCTTCTTTACTACGCTCTATTAAAGAGTCATGCTTTTCTAGCCATTCATCATATTTAGGGATTTTGCTTTCTGGTTTGAAAGCGTCTCTGGAGAATTGCTTTTTATCTAAATAAGCAATGGGCGAGATGCACCCAATCTCGTGAGCTATTATTGTTCTTAAGAATATTTCAATGCGCTCTATAGCATCAGTTATTTCTAGTCGTAATTTTTTATCAAAAATATATAGGCTAAAAATATCGTCAAACGTAACCCCTTTTCTGAAGTTACTTTCAAATTCGCGAGTCTTATAATCTACTTGCTTATAGATCCTAGAGTTATACCAATAGCCAGACAATCTGTAGTAACCTACTTGAGCTATTTTACGTTTAGCACGCTCTCTGTTTTTAATAGTCATCCCACGATCTAAAAGAAGAGTGATTAACTCATCATATTCTTTGAATGGCTTTACGTCTGGTTTATCTTCCATGAAGGGATTATATGGAGGTTGGAAAAATAAAGGCCAAACCGTCACCAACGCTAGGCTGGGAGGGGATTTGGCTCTGTTGCAGTAAATTATACGCAGTTTTTACTTCTTGTCAAACTTCTCTCTCTGTTTTATACGTAAGTGGCTGCCACTGTATTGGTTGTGTTTATGTTATTGAGTATATTGGATAAATATGTTTTTTATCGGAGGTTTATTCGCATAACTTGACTGTCCAGTAAGAAAATAGGGGTTAAGAAATAAAATAAATCTCTAACTTGCCTGAACATTAAAAATTGAACGTATAAAAAAGCCAGTGGAATAAACTGTATCGCTTAATTTTATTAGTCTGATAGCTTGTTTCGAATTTTTCTGAGGAAGAAAATAATGGGGTGGCTAATGGGACTTGAACCCACGACAACCGGAATCACAATCCGGGGCTCTACCAACTGAGCTATAGCCACCACTGAGGTGTACTTGTTGTACAAAGGTGCTGTGAATTATCAGCGCGGGGATTGTATTGCATTTTATTGTCTTTTGACAAGCAAAAGTTGGCTATTTATGTGCTTATTAGGCAATAAAGTTTAATTGTGCTGAAATATTGATGCGCAATTGTACAGTTTTAGCTGATGACAGTCTTTGCTTGTTATTACTGCTTTTCAAATCCTGAGGTTATATACTTTTATTTACCAGCCTTTTTATCTTTGGTTACTTTGAATGTCATTAGAAAAAATTAGTCAGCAACTTGCTAACCAGTCACAAAAGTTGCCACCTGTTGAGTCATGGTACCCTCCGTATTGCGGAGAGATTGATATCGAAATCAAAGCCAATGGGGATTGGTTCTATAGCGGTACTATTTTTAAGCGTATGTCATTAGTTAAATTATTTGCTTCTGTGCTTATTAGAGAAGAAGGTCAGCATAACGATGACTATTTTTTAGTGACGCCAGTCGAGAAAGTCAAAATTAAAGTGGTTGATGCCCCCTTTGTGCTAACTCAATGGCAATGGGATGAAAACAAAGAAAATATGATAGTACAAACAAATTTAGCTGATGAGTTTGTGCTTGATGCTCAGCACCCTTTAATTGTTACAGAGCAGGGCGATTTATACGTTACGGTTAGGCGTAATTTACTGGCAAAAGTACATCGTAATGTCTATTACCAGTGGGTAGAAGCAGCAACAGAAGTTAGCACGGAAAAAGGCACAGAATTAATGCTTAGTAGTGCTAACTGTCAATTTTCTCTTGGCGTTATAGATTAAGCTATTCGCGCTAATGACCACACACGCTGCAATTAGCTTGTTTTTTCATGGTAAATTGTTGCCAGCGGTTAGCTAAGCCATCTAACAAATTTAATTGATTAATTTGCGCATTATTGCCGGTTAATAACTTAATGGCTTGCAGTGCTTGCATGCCTGCAACCATGGCGAGTACCGGGCCAATAATACCTATGGTTTGGCAATTATTGGCTGGCGCTTTTTCACTGGCGGGAAACAGACAGTGATAGCAAGCACTTGTTTCATCTCTAGGGTCTACAGTAAGTTGTTGGCCGTCAAAGCCTGTAGCAGCACCAACAACTAAAGGGACTTTATGCTCGATACAGGCTTGGTTAATAAGGTAGCGCGTTTGAATATTGTCAGAGCAATCTAAAACCAAATCAACTTGCGGCAAATAGTAATCGCATAGCTCTTTATCTAGCATATCATCTATGGCTTCAATGCTTGTATCTGGAAATTGCTCACTGAGTTTTTCTGCGGCAGTATCGGCTTTATTGCTATCAATATCTTGCTCATTAAATAGAATTTGCCTTGGCAGATTACTCACTTCAATATTATCACCATCAGCAAGATATAAGGTGCCAACTCCTGCGGCAGCAAGGTATAAGCTGGCGGGGTTACCTAAGCCGCCAACACCAAGAATAAGTACTTTGGCATTACGTAAAGCTAATTGCCCTTGTTCGCCAATTTTGTTGAGCATTACTTGGCGGGAGTATTTCAGTTGTTCTTGTGTGGTAAGCACTGAGGTTCCTTTGATATGTTAATCATAAACAGCTGGGGTGTAGTTAATCCCATTGCTGGGCTTTATTTTGATCGCTGTCTTTAGCATCTAGCCACATTTCGCCCTTATTGGTGCGTTCTTTTTTCCAAAATGGCGCTTGTACTTTTAAATAATCCATAATGAATTCATTGGCGGCAAAGGCATCTTGTCTGTGTTTGCTGGTGACACCAACAAAAACAATTTGTTCACCAATATTAAGTTCGCCAATACGATGAATCACTTTAACGCGACCAATATTCCAGCGCTCTTTTGCTATGGCAATAATCTTAGCAAGGGACTTTTCCGTCATGCCAGGGTAATGTTCTAGCGTCAGCCCAGTAACATGATTACCATTATTTTGGTTTCTGACTCTGCCGGTAAAGGTTACTACGGCGCCGTCAATAGCGTTGTCTTGTTCTAGTAAGGCGACTTCTTCACTTAAGTTAAAGTCATGTGTTTGAATAGATATTTCCATACTTTCAACTTGTGCCATGGCATTAACCACCAGTTACCGGAGGGAAAAAAGCCACTTCATCACCTGCTTTAACACTATGATTGCTATCTACCATATCGTGGTTAACGGCACAAAGTAGCGAGCCGTTATTAAGCACTTGCTGCCACAATTCGCCTTTAGCTACGAGCTGTTGTTTAACATCGGCAATGGTTGCTATATCAGCGCTATCAAGAGATAACTCATCACAGTTAAGTTGCTCTCGAAGTGCTGCAAAAAAAACTACTTTAATCATCTGTATTACCTAGCTATGAGTTGTTGGCTTGCCAGCTACCTGACTTACCACCTTCTTTGCTTAATACCTTAATGCCGTGAATTTCCATGGCAGGATCAGCGGCTTTACACATATCAAACAAGGTTAAACAGGCTACTGAAACGGCTGTTAATGCTTCCATTTCTACGCCGGTTTGCCCAGTAAGACGACATAAGCTAGTAACCTTTACCTGGTTATTTTCTTCATCAAGGGTGAAATCTACCTGTACCTTGCTGAGCATTAACGGGTGACATAGCGGAATTAAGTTACTACATTGCTTCGCCGCTTGAATACCTGCAATGCGAGCGACGGCAAATACATCACCTTTTTTATGTTTACCTGTGGTAATTAAGGCAAAGGTTTCGTCATTCATTTTGATAAAACCTTGCGCTGTTGCAGTGCGTGATGTCATGGCTTTTTCGGTAACGTCAACCATGTTCGCTTCACCTTGTTGATTAAGGTGGCTTAGCTCAGGAGTTTGCTTTGCTTGCGTCATTAGTTTCGAGTCTCACATTGCTCAGCGCTAATATTTAAGTGTGGTACGAAGTTACAAGGACGATGACTGGCATCAAGTTGCTCTTTAATTACTTTGTCCCAGGCGGTTTTACAGGCATTGGTTGAGCCTGGTACACATAACACCACTGTTTTATTCGCTATGCCGCCAAAAGCGCGAGATTGTATGGTAGATGTACCAATTTCACTTAACGACACATGACGAAATACTTCACCAAAGCCTTCAACGGCTTTATCAAATAGCGGCATTAGTGCTTCTGGCGTGTTATCGCGTTCAGTAAAGCCAGTACCACCAGTTGAGATAATAGCGTTGATGTTCTCGTCTGCAATCCATTTTGAGACAATAGCGCGCAATTGGTAGACATCATCTTTTACAATGGCTTTTTCAGCAAGCTTATGACCCGTTTCAGTTAAGCGCTCAACCAAGGCTTGCCCTGAAGTGTCGTTTGCTTCTGTACGTGTGTCTGATACGGTAAGTACCGCAATGTTTAATGGAATAAATGATTTGCCACCATGTGCTGACATAAGGTTTTCCTTTTTTACATGCTAAGTTGGTTAAAACACTGCTGTGCTTGTTGCCAATCTTGCGGAGTATTGCTGTTAAATAAAATGTTAGTTTGCGCAAAACGCTTGCTGACAGGCAGGCTTTGGCTGGGAATATTTTTCAGTAGCGCTTTGATAGAAGGGCCAAACTTTTTACTTTTTATTTGACTCTCTTCACAGCCCGTTTGCGTAAATGCTTTAGCTAAAAAAAGTTCAAGCAGGGCGCTATTCGGTAAATACAAGGGAATGTTATGGGCATCACCTTGGCTATCTGTAAAATAAGTGGCTTTTTGGCTAAGCTCACCTGCTAAGCGCAGTTTTTCTAGTGCTGTTGCCGTCATTAGTGGCAAATCTACTGGTAAAATCAGTAAAGCTTTAGGTTTATCTTGTTGGCTATAGTGCGATAACACACTGTAAATACCGCCAACGGGGCCTGCTTGTGGCACTACATCTGGAATATCATGACTATTACCACTAACCACTACATCAGTAATGCCTGAGTCGATAAGCAACTGCTTGGAAAAATCGAGCATGGCTTGTTTTTGTCTAAGCAATTGCGCTTTATCTTGCCCCATACGAGAAGATAAACCACCAGCAAGGACAACGCCTAAGCAATGAGTATGGGAAAAGCTCATTATATTATCCACCTAGCATGGCTAAGTGCTTAGTCGCACCTGTTAGTTTTTCATGAAGAAAATGTGTTGCTTTTTTATCACCCAACAAAGAAACAATGCGCTCTTGTAAAGGAACTAAGTCATCTTGCTGAAGTTGCTCCCTTAATGATAAGCCTTGATCACCAAATAAACATAAATGTAATTTGCCGCTAGAGCTAACGCGCAGGCGGTTACAACTATGACAAAAGTCTTTGGAATATGGCATGATCAGACCAATCTTGCCTTGGTAATCAGGATGGTAAAATTCTTGTGCAGGGCCTGCTGATTTATTCTGAATAACAGGTAACCAGCCATCTAATATCAGGTTTTGCTTAATACGAGAGCCTTGAACATGCTGCGCGTCAAAAAATTCCTGATTATCACCAGTTTGCATTAATTCTATAAAGCGCAAAGTGATCGGTGTGTCTTTTATCCAGTCTAAGTATGATTGAATATCTTTACCGCTGTATTCACGCATTAATACCGTATTCACTTTAAGTTGAGTACTGCCATCAGCTAAAGCCATATCAATGCCTTTTAAAATGGTTTGTAACTTATCATGACCAGTAATGGCGTGAAATTGTCTAGGGTCTAAACTGTCAATACTGATGTTGATGGCATCAATGCCGGCATCTAACCATTGTGGCAAATGCTCTGGCAACTTAAAGCCATTTGAGGTTAAAGCAACTTTTTTAATACCTGCGGTACTTTTACAGATATTAATAATTTCAGGTAGATCTTTGCGAAGCGCCGGTTCGCCGCCCGTTATACGGATTTTTTCCGTGCCTAGTTGGGCAAACGCTTTGCTTAAACGGGTAATCTCAGCCAAAGATAAAAAATCGCGCGGCTGATCACATTCGTAGCCATCAGGTAGGCAATAATTACAACGGAAGTTGCATACATCGGTAATAGACAGACGTAGGTAACTAAACCTACGACCAAAGTTATCTGTTAACATTTCACCTTTCCAAATGCCGGGAGACTAACGCGTTTCCTTGTTAACCCTGGTAAGTAATACATTATTACTTACGGCTAAAATAGCATGCTAAATAAAACGTTACTTAGGGTAGCTATTGAAGCTTCGGTGTAAAAATACTTTTAAATAAGTATATATTAGTTTAGGAGAGAAATGATAATTTCTTTTGAAATCGATACTTTGATCAATATCAAAGAATTAAATTTTAAATCACTATTCTTTATAGGGGTAATTAGGCGATACTAGCGCCATTATTTTTACAACTATAGTTTAAGCGAGCATCTTATGTCTGATTGTTGTTCAGCCCCAGGCTTGTTGCCTTTTGAAAATGCTTTAGCGCGTATGCTTGAGCAAATTACGCCGATTACAGAAACCATAGAATTACCCATTAAAGACGCCTTAAATTATGTGTTGGCAGATAAGGTATTAAGCCCATTAAATGTGCCGCCACATGATAATTCGGCAATGGATGGTTATGCGTTTTCACTGGCTAGCTTAGCAAAGAGTAAAACATTGACTCTCGTTGGTCGCTCAATGGCTGGCTCGCCGTATCAGGGAGACTGTCAGCCGGGTGAATGTATTCGCATTATGACAGGGGCGAAAATGCCTGATTGCTGTGATAGCGTGGAAATGCAGGAAAACTGTCAGGTCGATGGTGAGCAAATAACTTTTCTAAAAGACAAGCAACTTGGCTCTCATGTGCGCAAAGCTGGTGAAGATATTCAAATAAACCAGCAAGTGCTAGAAAAGGGCCATAGAATTAGCGCCGTTGATATTGGTGTTTTAGCTTCGCTAGGTGTTGCCACCGTAACAGTTTATCGTAAATTAAAAGTCGCTTTAATTGCTACGGGTGATGAATTAAAGCTGCCTGGGCAAGCGCTTAGCGAAGGCGATATTTATGAAAGTAACAGTTTTGTGCTTTCAGCCATGTTAGAAAAATTACATGTTGATGTGATTGATTTTGGCATTATTAAAGATGATTTAGCAGCAATTACTGACGTCTTTGTTAGTGCTGATAAACAAGCTGATGCGGTTATTTCTTCAGGTGGCGTTTCTGTTGGTGATGCAGATTATACCAAAACAGTATTAGATGAATTGGGAGAAATTGGCTTTTGGAAGATTGCCATGAAACCAGGTAAGCCTTTTGCCTTTGGCAAGTTAGCTAATAGCGTATTTTTTGGTTTGCCGGGTAACCCGGTTTCAGCATTAGTTACTTTCCATCAATTAGCGCTGGTTGCTTTAACGAAAATGCAAAACGCCAAGCCGCTAACGCGTACCAGTTTACAAGTGAAATGCGTGAGTGATTTACGTAAATCACCAGGACGTATGGATTTTCAGCGTGGCATCTTGTCGGTGAATGAGCAAGGCGAGACTGTGGTGGCATCAACTGGCTCACAAGGCTCAGGAATATTGTCGAGTTTGGCGCAAGCTAACTGCTTTATTGTTTTAGCAAGCGAGCAGGGTCATGTAAGTGCGGGTGAAACAGTGTCAGTACAATTATTTGACCATTACCTGCACTAAATTTGGCGTGTAAATATCATAGCAACTATAGTACATAAGCTGAACACCTTGTTTTGGTAACTACTAGGGATGGCTCATATGAAGTATAAGTTAAGTTTTGCCACCATTAACCTTATTAAAGACAATATTATTGAAGTCATTGTTGATGCTGGCGTAGAAATATCGATGGAAATGGCTGAGGAATATGAAGATTTTTTAGCCAAATTATTTGATGATGATTTTGCTGTCTTGGTGAATAAAATTAATCGCTATGATTATGCCTTTGAAGCCAAACTAACCATAGCTTCTCATGAAAAACTTAAAGCCATCGCGGTGATTAGTTACGATGATGAGGCTACCAAGAAAGTGGATGAAATGAACAAGTTGCGCCAACTTGATGGCTGGAATTTAAAGGTTTTTTCTGGCTTGAATTTTGGCTGGCAAGATGGTGTCGATTGGTTAGAGCAAGAGCTGCTAGCAGGCTAACAGCTCTTTTGATTTGCTATTAAAGCTGTGCGAAGCACTTATCTGCGGCAGCGAGTGTTTTCTCGATGATTTCATCGGTATGTGCAGTAGATAAGAAGCTTGCTTCAAACGCTGATGGCGCTAAGTAAACCCCTTCATCTAACATCAAGTGGAAGAATTGTTTGAACTTCTCACCGTCACATTCAGTTGCCTGCTGATAACTTGAAATTGGTTGCTCTTCATCAGTAAAGAAGAAACCAAACATAGCACCAACATAGTTAATACTTAAGCTAACACCATTACGCTCTGCTGCTGCTTTAAAGCCCATAGCAAGTTTTTCTGTTGCTGCGCTTAATTGCTCATGCTTATCACCTTGTGATAATTCATTTAATGCCGCTAAACCTGCTGCCATAGCAATTGGGTTACCTGATAAGGTACCTGCTTGATAAACAGGGCCAACCGGGGCGATATAATCCATAATCTCTTGTTTACCGCCAAAAGCGCCTACTGGCATACCACCACCAATAACTTTACCTAAGGTGGTTAAGTCAGGTTTGATGTTGTAGTGTGCTTGTGCGCCACCTAAAGCAACACGGAAACCTGTCATCACTTCATCAAAAATAAGTACGCTACCGTATTGATTACATACTTCACGTAAACCTTCTAAGAAGCCTGCAACAGGTGGAATACAGTTCATATTACCTGCTACTGGTTCAACAATAATACAAGCAATTTCTTCTGCGTATTTGGCAAAGATTTCTTTAACTTCGTCTAGGTTGTTATAGCTTACCGTTAAGGTGTGTTTAGCAAAGTCTGCTGGAATACCTGGAGAGTTAGGTACACCCATAGTTAATGCGCCTGAGCCTGCTTTAACTAGTAAAGAGTCTGCATGACCATGGTAACAACCTTCAAATTTTAAAATTTTGTCGCGACCTGTGTAACCACGGGCTAAGCGAATAGCGCTCATTGTTGCTTCAGTACCAGAGCTTACCATACGTAAAGATTCCATTGACGGTACAAGTTCACGTACCTTTTCTGCCATGGTAATTTCTAATTCAGTTGGTGCGCCAAAGCTTAAGCCATTTTGTGCAGTATTCATCACGGCTTGTAAAATTGCTGGATGGTTATGTCCTAAAATCATTGGACCCCAAGAGCCAACATAATCGATATAAGCTTTATCATCAGCGTCATAAATATAAACGCCTTCTGCGCGCTTAATAAAGCATGGGTTACCGCCAACGCCATTGAAAGCGCGAACAGGTGAGTTAACCCCACCTGGGATAATTTTTTGTGCTTGAGTAAATAATTGTTCTGATTTATTCATAATAAGCTTCTTGGTTCTCTATGAGTTAATCGTGCGATAAAATAGCGCATGCTATAAGCAGGCGCTATTTAATCATTTTGTTTGTGTACCAGTTTACTGGCTTTTCGTATTGCGTTAATTGATCTTCAACACCTAAAGTTAAAGCAAATAGTGCCATTCTCACTAATACACCATTTTGCGCCTGTCTGAAGATGGCAAGATTATCTAAGTCATTAAGATCGGTATCTAACTCGTTCGCCTCTGGGCGTGAATCTCTAGGTAACGGGTGCATAATTACGGTATTTTCTTGACAATATTGTTTATAAATACTGCGATTTAAACTGAAATGACCACGGTATAAATCGGCTTCATCTTTGCTGGCGAAACGTTCTTGTTGAATACGAGTTTGGTAAATAACATCAGACTTTAAATTACCGGCCATTTCTTCGGTAATCACCACTTCATGGCCTGCATTAGTTAAGGTTGAAATCACGCTATCTGGCATTTGCAATGCTTTTGGTGACACCATAGTGACTTTAACATTATTGTATAAAATCAATAGTTTAGATAAAGAGTGTACCGTTCTACCGTGCTTTAAATCCCCCATAAGCACAATATTTAAGCCGTCTAACCCTTTGTTATAGTGCATCATTTCAGATTGTATGGTGAATAAATCAAGCAGCGCTTGTGTTGGGTGCTCATTAGCGCCATCACCGCCATTAATAACGGGCACAGTACTACCTTGAGCAAATTCTTCAACGGAATGCATTTTTGGGTGACGCATAGCGATAACATCAGAATAGCCACTGATTACTTGCGCGGTATCATAAAGTGACTCGCCTTTACTTAAAGAAGAATTCTCTTGGCCTACGGTTTCTCTAACAAAACCGCCGAGTAAGTTAAATGCGGTGCCAAAGCTAACACGAGTACGGGTGCTAGGTTCAAAAAATAGGTTGCTTAAAATCGCGCCATCAAGCACGTGACAACGCTTTTGTCTTGAGGCGTAGGGCGCCATTTGCGCTGAAACTTGTAGAATTTTAGCGATAGCATCACGATCGAACTGAGAGACTGACAGTATATGACTGCCTTGGAATTTCATCATCTTAATGAGCCTAAGAAATGTTATACCCGTCGCATTAGCGCCTGGTAACAGGTTAAAAAAATTTGCCAGAATATAGCACAATAGGCGAAAGTTGAGAATTATTAGATATGTTTTCTTACAACTAAGATGACGCAAAATTGTTTTGCGTCATCTTAAGGGTTAGGCGGTTGTACTGCGAAGAGGCGTTGATGCTTTTTGGGGAAATGAGATAAAAGCAACGGCAAAAAAGAGCAGAAAAACAATAAAAGTGCTGATATTAGATTGATCGCGAATGCTGATATTA is a window from the Litorilituus sediminis genome containing:
- a CDS encoding aspartate carbamoyltransferase, with the protein product MMKFQGSHILSVSQFDRDAIAKILQVSAQMAPYASRQKRCHVLDGAILSNLFFEPSTRTRVSFGTAFNLLGGFVRETVGQENSSLSKGESLYDTAQVISGYSDVIAMRHPKMHSVEEFAQGSTVPVINGGDGANEHPTQALLDLFTIQSEMMHYNKGLDGLNIVLMGDLKHGRTVHSLSKLLILYNNVKVTMVSPKALQMPDSVISTLTNAGHEVVITEEMAGNLKSDVIYQTRIQQERFASKDEADLYRGHFSLNRSIYKQYCQENTVIMHPLPRDSRPEANELDTDLNDLDNLAIFRQAQNGVLVRMALFALTLGVEDQLTQYEKPVNWYTNKMIK
- the moeA gene encoding molybdopterin molybdotransferase MoeA → MSDCCSAPGLLPFENALARMLEQITPITETIELPIKDALNYVLADKVLSPLNVPPHDNSAMDGYAFSLASLAKSKTLTLVGRSMAGSPYQGDCQPGECIRIMTGAKMPDCCDSVEMQENCQVDGEQITFLKDKQLGSHVRKAGEDIQINQQVLEKGHRISAVDIGVLASLGVATVTVYRKLKVALIATGDELKLPGQALSEGDIYESNSFVLSAMLEKLHVDVIDFGIIKDDLAAITDVFVSADKQADAVISSGGVSVGDADYTKTVLDELGEIGFWKIAMKPGKPFAFGKLANSVFFGLPGNPVSALVTFHQLALVALTKMQNAKPLTRTSLQVKCVSDLRKSPGRMDFQRGILSVNEQGETVVASTGSQGSGILSSLAQANCFIVLASEQGHVSAGETVSVQLFDHYLH
- the moaB gene encoding molybdenum cofactor biosynthesis protein B, whose translation is MSAHGGKSFIPLNIAVLTVSDTRTEANDTSGQALVERLTETGHKLAEKAIVKDDVYQLRAIVSKWIADENINAIISTGGTGFTERDNTPEALMPLFDKAVEGFGEVFRHVSLSEIGTSTIQSRAFGGIANKTVVLCVPGSTNACKTAWDKVIKEQLDASHRPCNFVPHLNISAEQCETRN
- the mobA gene encoding molybdenum cofactor guanylyltransferase; protein product: MSFSHTHCLGVVLAGGLSSRMGQDKAQLLRQKQAMLDFSKQLLIDSGITDVVVSGNSHDIPDVVPQAGPVGGIYSVLSHYSQQDKPKALLILPVDLPLMTATALEKLRLAGELSQKATYFTDSQGDAHNIPLYLPNSALLELFLAKAFTQTGCEESQIKSKKFGPSIKALLKNIPSQSLPVSKRFAQTNILFNSNTPQDWQQAQQCFNQLSM
- the moaA gene encoding GTP 3',8-cyclase MoaA, whose translation is MLTDNFGRRFSYLRLSITDVCNFRCNYCLPDGYECDQPRDFLSLAEITRLSKAFAQLGTEKIRITGGEPALRKDLPEIINICKSTAGIKKVALTSNGFKLPEHLPQWLDAGIDAINISIDSLDPRQFHAITGHDKLQTILKGIDMALADGSTQLKVNTVLMREYSGKDIQSYLDWIKDTPITLRFIELMQTGDNQEFFDAQHVQGSRIKQNLILDGWLPVIQNKSAGPAQEFYHPDYQGKIGLIMPYSKDFCHSCNRLRVSSSGKLHLCLFGDQGLSLREQLQQDDLVPLQERIVSLLGDKKATHFLHEKLTGATKHLAMLGG
- a CDS encoding Abi family protein, with the protein product MEDKPDVKPFKEYDELITLLLDRGMTIKNRERAKRKIAQVGYYRLSGYWYNSRIYKQVDYKTREFESNFRKGVTFDDIFSLYIFDKKLRLEITDAIERIEIFLRTIIAHEIGCISPIAYLDKKQFSRDAFKPESKIPKYDEWLEKHDSLIERSKEECIIHHKKTGKKLPLWVACEAWDFGTLSTFYSMLKGSNQDLICARIGIDNRSVLDNWLININGLRNRCAHHSRLFNKQNPRRLKTPRLGYFNTLNLGEEEKTKLYGLLSVIWFLLTRIATNSNWICRVADLVDSMPTVPGASIHSLGINTNKFPRHNIQALNQSNDIAVDVEGDNLFITTDNINDVLDKLSSFDFSKQDTELLSDLSEKLLEIAENVENNIS
- the moaC gene encoding cyclic pyranopterin monophosphate synthase MoaC, yielding MTQAKQTPELSHLNQQGEANMVDVTEKAMTSRTATAQGFIKMNDETFALITTGKHKKGDVFAVARIAGIQAAKQCSNLIPLCHPLMLSKVQVDFTLDEENNQVKVTSLCRLTGQTGVEMEALTAVSVACLTLFDMCKAADPAMEIHGIKVLSKEGGKSGSWQANNS
- a CDS encoding DUF1285 domain-containing protein, translated to MSLEKISQQLANQSQKLPPVESWYPPYCGEIDIEIKANGDWFYSGTIFKRMSLVKLFASVLIREEGQHNDDYFLVTPVEKVKIKVVDAPFVLTQWQWDENKENMIVQTNLADEFVLDAQHPLIVTEQGDLYVTVRRNLLAKVHRNVYYQWVEAATEVSTEKGTELMLSSANCQFSLGVID
- the hemL gene encoding glutamate-1-semialdehyde 2,1-aminomutase, with protein sequence MNKSEQLFTQAQKIIPGGVNSPVRAFNGVGGNPCFIKRAEGVYIYDADDKAYIDYVGSWGPMILGHNHPAILQAVMNTAQNGLSFGAPTELEITMAEKVRELVPSMESLRMVSSGTEATMSAIRLARGYTGRDKILKFEGCYHGHADSLLVKAGSGALTMGVPNSPGIPADFAKHTLTVSYNNLDEVKEIFAKYAEEIACIIVEPVAGNMNCIPPVAGFLEGLREVCNQYGSVLIFDEVMTGFRVALGGAQAHYNIKPDLTTLGKVIGGGMPVGAFGGKQEIMDYIAPVGPVYQAGTLSGNPIAMAAGLAALNELSQGDKHEQLSAATEKLAMGFKAAAERNGVSLSINYVGAMFGFFFTDEEQPISSYQQATECDGEKFKQFFHLMLDEGVYLAPSAFEASFLSTAHTDEIIEKTLAAADKCFAQL
- the moaD gene encoding molybdopterin synthase sulfur carrier subunit, whose protein sequence is MIKVVFFAALREQLNCDELSLDSADIATIADVKQQLVAKGELWQQVLNNGSLLCAVNHDMVDSNHSVKAGDEVAFFPPVTGG
- the moaE gene encoding molybdopterin synthase catalytic subunit MoaE, with the protein product MAQVESMEISIQTHDFNLSEEVALLEQDNAIDGAVVTFTGRVRNQNNGNHVTGLTLEHYPGMTEKSLAKIIAIAKERWNIGRVKVIHRIGELNIGEQIVFVGVTSKHRQDAFAANEFIMDYLKVQAPFWKKERTNKGEMWLDAKDSDQNKAQQWD
- a CDS encoding HesA/MoeB/ThiF family protein; the encoded protein is MLTTQEQLKYSRQVMLNKIGEQGQLALRNAKVLILGVGGLGNPASLYLAAAGVGTLYLADGDNIEVSNLPRQILFNEQDIDSNKADTAAEKLSEQFPDTSIEAIDDMLDKELCDYYLPQVDLVLDCSDNIQTRYLINQACIEHKVPLVVGAATGFDGQQLTVDPRDETSACYHCLFPASEKAPANNCQTIGIIGPVLAMVAGMQALQAIKLLTGNNAQINQLNLLDGLANRWQQFTMKKQANCSVCGH